The Malus sylvestris chromosome 12, drMalSylv7.2, whole genome shotgun sequence genome contains a region encoding:
- the LOC126592431 gene encoding ubiquitin-like protein 5 — protein sequence MIEVVLNDRLGKKVKVKCNEDDTIGDLKKLVAAQTGTRSDKIRIQKWYNVYKDHITLKDYEIHDGMGLELYYN from the coding sequence ATGATCGAGGTGGTGCTGAACGACCGTCTGGGGAAGAAGGTGAAGGTGAAGTGCAACGAGGATGACACCATCGGCGACCTGAAGAAGCTGGTGGCGGCTCAGACGGGCACCCGCTCCGACAAGATTCGGATCCAGAAGTGGTACAACGTCTACAAGGACCACATCACCCTCAAGGACTATGAGATTCACGACGGCATGGGCCTCGAGCTCTATTACAACTGA
- the LOC126592429 gene encoding CASP-like protein 5A1: MYVSRPLVHPVEAPPTTDVAAQNALRVRMKDVQGMPGTPGGLALRLCQLCFAAISLSVMASTSDFPTVTAFCYLVAAVSLQCVWSLSMAIVDLYALLVGRSLRNCKAVCFFTIGDGITSTLTFAAACASAGITVLIANDLNKCGFNHCKRFETATAMAFISWFAVSPTFLLNFWSLASR, from the exons ATGTACGTCAGCCGCCCGTTGGTCCATCCGGTGGAGGCCCCGCCCACGACTGACGTGGCGGCCCAGAACGCCCTCAGAGTGAGGATGAAGGACGTCCAAGGCATGCCTGGCACCCCCGGTGGGCTCGCCCTGCGTCTCTGCCAGCTCTGCTTCGCCGCAATCTCTCTCTCCGTCATGGCCTCCACTTCCGATTTTCCCACCGTCACCGCCTTCTG CTACCTTGTTGCTGCTGTTAGCTTGCAATGTGTGTGGAGTTTGTCAATGGCGATTGTTGATTTGTATGCTCTTTTGGTGGGGCGGAGTTTGCGCAATTGCAAGGCTGTGTGTTTCTTCACCATTGGAGATGGG ATCACATCCACTCTTACATTTGCTGCCGCATGTGCTTCTGCTGGAATCACTGTCCTCATTGCCAATGATCTTAACAAATGTGGTTTTAACCATTGCAAAAGGTTTGAGACTGCCACAGCTATGGCTTTTATCAGTTGGTTTGCTGTGTCACCAACTTTTCTTTTAAACTTCTGGTCACTGGCTTCACGGTAA